GTACATTGATGAACTGACCCACGGCAGTGACGCCGATGTTCCGGCCGAAGCGACTGTCGACATCCGCTCGCTCCTGAACCCCCAACCACCGGAATAAGCCTGGTGGCGGGGTGAAACCCGGTCCACTGGACCGGGCGAACCGGCTCAGGCCGGCAGATACCTGGCCAGTTCGCTGTCAATATAGTCCCCGAGCCTCCCCGCCACCTCGTCAATATTAATCGTGTTGTCCTCCTCAGCTGTGCCGTTCGAGTACAGGTGGAAGAACGTGTAGCCTTCCACAAACCGGAAACCGATCTCCAACTGCTCATTCACCGTCACCGGCATGCTGTAAGGGCTGGCCACGTTAAAGATCCGCTCAGGTATTTTCGGAAAGGCGAAGGTGAGCCAGCTTTCAATTTTCGGTACTGTCTGCCCTTTACGGGCCGGATTGAGCGTCACCCGGACCTGCCAGGCTCCATACTGGTAATCCTCCGGACGGGAAACCTCGACGGTACAGTACGTGCCCTTGTGTAATGTCGAGGTGATCACCGCCCCGGCCTGATGGAGGCCCATCTCAATCATCCGTTTCTCCGCTCTTTCCAGCGCTTCGGCAAAGACTCTTTCTTTTTTCAGGAACAGACTCCGCCCATAGCTGTTCGGCGCATCTTCTAGGATGCTGTGGCAGAGCACCAGTGCCAGGTAGGCTTCGCTGAGCGAATACTGCACGTAGTGCTGCAGCTGTTCTCCCGCGCGCCCGGCCGCGTCATACAGGCGCATG
Above is a window of Citrobacter amalonaticus DNA encoding:
- a CDS encoding type II toxin-antitoxin system RelB/DinJ family antitoxin; this translates as MPLAMINVRLDAALKERVDLKLQQLGYSATQAITACYQYIDQNDSLPFTIETRVWRPEESQQNTLAGLLSARPRLAEISRLLTADMLTAEVRQKYAQELAIDISMIKEDMRLYDAAGRAGEQLQHYVQYSLSEAYLALVLCHSILEDAPNSYGRSLFLKKERVFAEALERAEKRMIEMGLHQAGAVITSTLHKGTYCTVEVSRPEDYQYGAWQVRVTLNPARKGQTVPKIESWLTFAFPKIPERIFNVASPYSMPVTVNEQLEIGFRFVEGYTFFHLYSNGTAEEDNTINIDEVAGRLGDYIDSELARYLPA